The following proteins are encoded in a genomic region of Micrococcaceae bacterium Sec5.8:
- a CDS encoding RNA degradosome polyphosphate kinase has translation MQGESARTATSEVATSDKKVRPARARFGSSEVPASRATQDRIDIPEFAPNLEPEGDFSPDRFLDRELSWLSFNARVLELAEDPNLHLLERVSFLSIFASNLDEFFMVRVAGLKRRIATGLAVPSPAGLSPMQVLEQIGDEAHRLQQRHARVYAEQIRPALAYEHIHLMHWDELDSQAKDQLSAMFAEKVFPILTPLAVDPAHPFPYISGLSLNLAVVVRNPVSDKELFARLKVPDQLPRLISIDGPRAGSVPGRVARFIALEEVIAVHLDQLFAGMEVLEHHTFRVTRNEDVEVEEDDAENLLQALEKELLRRRFGPPVRLEVTTDINPNIRALLIRELGVEESEVYSVPAPLDLRGLSVIAGIDRADLHYPKHVPHTSRHLNESETSKAANVFAAMRRRDILLHHPYDSFSTSVQAFLEQAASDPKVQAIKQTLYRTSGDSPIVDALIDAAEAGKQVLALVEIKARFDEQANISWARKLEQAGVHVVYGIVGLKTHCKLSLVVRQEVDGLRRYCHIGTGNYHPRTARYYEDLGLLTANEQVGEDLSKLFNQLSGYAPKSTFKRLLVAPRSVRSGLIDRIETEIRNAKAGLTARVQIKVNSMVDEAIIDSLYRASQAGVPVDIIVRGICSLRPGVPGLSDNITVRSVLGRFLEHSRVFAFANGGDPVVYIGSADMMHRNLDRRVEALVQLTSGDDTTYVMDLLRRYMNPETASWHLDNAAVWTRHHLAEDGSDLEDIQSWLLNSRSRQRSSGLR, from the coding sequence ATGCAAGGGGAATCTGCCCGGACCGCCACGTCTGAGGTCGCTACGTCGGACAAGAAAGTCCGGCCCGCGCGTGCCCGGTTTGGCTCTTCCGAAGTGCCCGCCTCGCGTGCCACCCAGGACCGGATCGACATTCCTGAGTTTGCGCCCAACCTGGAGCCGGAAGGTGATTTCAGCCCTGACCGCTTTTTGGACCGCGAACTAAGCTGGCTTTCGTTCAACGCCCGTGTCCTGGAACTCGCCGAGGATCCGAACCTGCACCTGCTGGAACGCGTCAGCTTCCTCTCCATCTTTGCGTCCAACCTGGATGAGTTCTTCATGGTCCGCGTTGCCGGGCTCAAGCGCCGGATCGCCACCGGTCTGGCTGTTCCCTCCCCCGCCGGGCTCAGCCCGATGCAGGTGCTGGAACAGATCGGCGATGAAGCCCATCGGCTGCAGCAGCGCCACGCCCGCGTCTACGCAGAGCAAATCCGACCGGCGCTTGCCTACGAGCACATCCATCTCATGCATTGGGACGAGCTCGATTCCCAGGCCAAGGACCAGCTCAGCGCCATGTTCGCGGAGAAGGTCTTCCCGATCCTGACCCCGCTGGCCGTGGACCCGGCCCACCCGTTCCCGTACATCTCGGGGCTGTCCCTGAACCTCGCCGTCGTGGTCCGCAACCCGGTCAGCGACAAAGAACTGTTCGCCCGCCTGAAAGTCCCGGACCAGCTCCCCCGGCTGATCTCCATTGACGGCCCCCGCGCCGGATCGGTGCCCGGGCGGGTGGCCCGCTTCATCGCCCTCGAGGAAGTCATCGCCGTCCACCTCGACCAGCTGTTTGCCGGGATGGAGGTGCTCGAGCACCACACGTTCCGCGTCACCCGCAACGAGGACGTCGAAGTCGAAGAGGACGACGCCGAGAACCTGCTGCAGGCTCTCGAGAAAGAACTGCTGCGCCGCCGCTTCGGCCCCCCGGTCCGGCTCGAAGTCACCACCGACATCAATCCGAACATCCGGGCGCTGCTGATCCGCGAACTCGGCGTCGAAGAGTCGGAGGTGTACTCGGTCCCCGCACCCCTGGATCTCCGCGGGCTCTCAGTCATCGCCGGAATCGACCGCGCCGACCTGCACTACCCCAAGCACGTCCCGCACACCTCCCGGCACCTGAACGAATCGGAAACGTCCAAGGCAGCGAACGTCTTCGCCGCCATGCGCCGGCGTGACATCCTGCTGCATCACCCGTATGACTCCTTCTCCACCTCGGTGCAGGCGTTCCTGGAGCAGGCGGCCTCGGACCCCAAGGTCCAGGCCATCAAACAGACGCTGTACCGGACCTCGGGCGATTCGCCGATCGTCGATGCCCTGATCGACGCCGCCGAGGCCGGCAAGCAGGTCCTGGCCCTGGTCGAGATCAAGGCCCGCTTCGACGAGCAGGCCAACATTTCGTGGGCCCGGAAACTGGAGCAGGCCGGCGTCCATGTGGTCTACGGCATCGTGGGCCTCAAAACCCACTGCAAGCTCTCCCTCGTGGTACGCCAGGAAGTGGACGGGCTCCGGCGCTACTGCCACATCGGCACCGGAAACTACCACCCGCGCACGGCCCGCTACTACGAGGACCTGGGTCTCCTGACGGCCAACGAACAGGTGGGCGAGGATCTGTCCAAGCTCTTCAACCAGCTCTCCGGCTACGCCCCGAAGTCCACGTTCAAGCGTCTCCTGGTGGCCCCGCGGTCGGTACGTTCCGGCCTGATCGACCGGATCGAAACCGAGATCCGCAACGCCAAGGCCGGCCTCACCGCCCGCGTGCAGATCAAGGTCAACTCCATGGTGGACGAAGCCATCATCGATTCCCTGTACCGGGCATCCCAGGCCGGCGTTCCGGTGGACATCATCGTCCGCGGGATCTGCTCGCTGCGCCCCGGGGTGCCCGGACTCAGCGACAACATCACCGTCCGGTCTGTGCTGGGCCGTTTCCTGGAGCACTCGCGCGTATTCGCCTTCGCCAACGGCGGGGACCCCGTGGTCTACATCGGTTCAGCCGACATGATGCACCGGAACCTTGACCGCCGGGTGGAGGCCCTGGTCCAGCTCACCAGCGGCGACGACACCACCTACGTCATGGATCTGCTGCGCCGCTACATGAATCCGGAAACCGCCAGCTGGCATCTGGACAATGCGGCGGTTTGGACCCGGCACCACCTCGCAGAAGACGGGTCCGATCTCGAGGACATCCAGTCCTGGCTGCTCAACTCGCGCTCGCGGCAGCGGTCGTCTGGTCTGCGGTAG
- a CDS encoding NUDIX hydrolase produces MSSDSLVADQTDHSGDAIAVVAAGALPWRVGPGDQGQLEVLLIHRPRYDDWSWPKGKIDPGETVPECAAREVDEEIGLKAPLGIPLPAIHYQVPAGRKVVHYWAVDVNGAALLPDGKEVDSLMWCSPEKAARLLSNPGDVAPLEFLVAAHARGELKTWPLVIVRHAKAKPRSSWSKAEGDRPLAATGMRQAQAVGRLLQAWKPMRVVSSPWLRCVATIAPYAKASEAKVKLNEALTEHRHNRHPHRTAAAVENLFDKQRAVAVCTHRPALPTVFAQLGKHMGSRLRAELPDSDPFLAPGEIVVCHVAHHSKNKVVAVERFRPFDD; encoded by the coding sequence TTGAGTAGCGATTCACTGGTTGCCGACCAAACAGACCACTCCGGCGATGCAATTGCGGTGGTCGCTGCGGGAGCCCTTCCCTGGCGGGTGGGCCCGGGCGACCAAGGCCAACTCGAGGTCCTGCTGATCCACCGTCCGCGCTATGACGACTGGTCCTGGCCCAAAGGCAAAATCGACCCCGGCGAGACCGTGCCCGAATGTGCCGCGCGGGAGGTCGATGAGGAAATCGGGCTGAAAGCCCCGCTGGGCATCCCCCTGCCCGCCATCCACTACCAGGTTCCCGCCGGCCGGAAGGTGGTCCACTACTGGGCTGTTGACGTCAACGGCGCCGCGCTCCTGCCCGATGGCAAAGAGGTGGACAGCCTCATGTGGTGCTCGCCGGAGAAGGCTGCCCGGTTGCTCAGCAACCCGGGCGACGTTGCCCCGCTGGAGTTTCTGGTGGCCGCCCACGCCCGCGGCGAGCTGAAGACCTGGCCGCTCGTGATTGTGCGCCACGCCAAAGCCAAGCCGCGCTCCTCTTGGTCCAAAGCCGAAGGGGACAGGCCGCTCGCCGCCACCGGCATGCGGCAGGCCCAGGCAGTAGGACGCCTCCTGCAGGCTTGGAAACCCATGCGCGTTGTCTCCAGCCCCTGGCTTCGATGCGTCGCCACCATCGCCCCCTATGCCAAAGCATCGGAGGCGAAGGTGAAGCTTAACGAGGCCCTCACGGAGCACCGGCACAACCGCCACCCGCACAGGACCGCCGCCGCCGTCGAAAACCTTTTCGATAAGCAGCGGGCTGTGGCGGTGTGCACCCACCGTCCGGCCCTGCCCACGGTATTTGCCCAGCTCGGCAAGCATATGGGATCCCGGCTCCGCGCCGAACTGCCGGACTCCGACCCGTTCCTGGCCCCCGGCGAGATCGTGGTGTGCCACGTTGCCCACCACAGCAAGAACAAGGTCGTCGCGGTCGAACGGTTCAGGCCCTTCGACGACTGA